tattttattcatccatgaacaaacactagaatccttcaaagtttcaactaataaaacaccttcttttctcatcaaatctcctttaaaaagaaaaaccatctaaacttctgaaaatttatgtttagaaACTCCAATattccataaaaataatctttattttaagagctttccatagacaccaaacttgaagaaatccaccaagaatagagtaagttatgtttattcctttatttcactagttttgttaaaactcgTTCATGTAAAATTCTTTTTACAtgaaatctttctataaactaagattaatataaaatgggtatttcatCATAATAATTGAGCAAAATAATCTCCTAAGAAGGCTTAGAAATTTCGGCCAAtagaagaaaatttgaaatatttttcttcCATCAACGTACAATATCTTATTTTTGTTTCCTAGCAaaaaactctcaagttttgAGACTTGTTCAATAagtgttgaatgagatgtgtACGTGTtaaaagtaattgaaaacttgttgTGAACAGATGATAGTAGTTACCttggcttttagctggtatgacaaagtagttaaggggttttattagttttattactaacttgtataggtttctagttcataagaggaaaatagaaccttagttgggtgaatttTGTAACTTTGGTCGTGCAGTCACTCTTACAgttacgtacacgcagtaattaacccttatatacaattttcCTTGAagagatcattgtttattatttattgtgataatgtgCATTGtaaactatgaggtactagtgaatacactttatacgaaaatctatcgactatgaaatccttgtgcttagaatagttatggagaatgagagtgttagtaggaggcggggaccaccccttatttatttaagaattggattatgtcttacttggagttagaatgactcctttgcAGGtgtatttcatattttgttgagtgccttagtgggttttggcgtgctgctatcccagggcgctcattaatagtcgcAAGTGGGAGTTGctcccatttgataaagtattagattatgattagctggtgtgactcaactggattatgtccggttgatttagtagtcccctaggtgagatctgACGGAATCACCGTGGgcgggaggggggggggggggggtgggggtGGGGTTGTATGAGCATGCTtgtgtcattgggcgccggatggccgataccacCCCTAGactgaggtgttaccatgcgggccttgcaaactccaatatggtggcctcttcactagtttagtaccctagtgtgttagtgtttcccgaaggtaggacccgagagggtcagctggagggggcatgagctcatactttgccatgggcgccggatggccgataacgcccttggccgtgtcactatgccaggaagtagagtaaagatccactgatagaaagttatttagtgatagaaagtttattcattgatcaaaagttatttaatgatagaaggttcattctttgatagaaagcttacacattgatagaacgtttactcattgatagaatagattatgctagtgagaagtgtgcctaagttgtGTTACCTCAACgatattacagactatgatcacacttaacttaagatagacaagctctataaggttatgtgttaggtattctgttaatgccttggttgagttgatactatgcgtgttttgcaagagtttatgttttgaaaagaggagcgtgaagacttgcattctacccaagaacacatggttcgtgTTGGAAAGGACGcaatgagattaagaagtataagtggacgataaacggttactatctgtgcttgtgtcttatgaaatcatcttatgttatTGTATAACATAGTGTTATCttgtagttggccttattatatttgatgctagttactgacatgtacatgtttgtgtttatgtttgattgttgatgaccttCTATgtttgtcctgctatgacacattggtctttggtctaatgtcgagcagcaggaggatcatagacaaaCGTAGCatgtattggagcttcttttgcattgcattgcattgggggagagtgatgagggcgaagtataacctgtgtcataccgttatctttcgattttgtagctcttgttatcttttgtaaactttggttgtatatgttttgttatgaggccttgtgtcctcccttgtatatttgtatttccgctgcgtagtttataactcagtatggttttaaggagtaaagtcattttaaaacgcaagcgtcgacactggaaccatgatccatgcttggcatgttgatttgagaagcatgcgacgaatcattccgccgtggtgtgagattttaaaggcaatgatgccttagattatgtttaatatttttattgtgctaattgctctaccagatgttcgatttttagaagagatgctaCTGAAATTTCCACTCACATTTTTAAACTTAATATCTAACATttattcaaattcttttccttttctttgatGTAActcccgaatttcctcccgtcctttacggttttagTTTCGTtcaggggtcggaaattcaagggtgttacaaGAGAGTCCACAAATTGTGAGCCATAGTTTGTGAGAAAAAAActtgattcatcttgtaaatcTTTGCAGtttatagtgaaattatttgttctcggtgccggtggatttAGCTATCAGATTAATAGTGAACCAAATTAAATTTCTAGTgtaatttcttattgtttgtatttattttctttcttatttctttattgttttcgatctttgcttccgctgtcgcacaacagaGATGGTTGAAAATTagaatgaatggagaagaagaatccaTGTGGATCGATGACAATTGAAACTAATATAATCGACTCCGATCTCTTAGAATTAAAAGCTCAtgcattgttgtttttgttcttaCCAACATAGAGAAATTCTATTTTCAACTTAAACTCAATGAGATATAAATTTATCAAGAATAAGATAATGAGACTTCAATATATAAGGAAGCATTTCTTATCATCTAAATATGGTTGCAAACAGTACTTTTCTTGTGATATAGGTGTATCTATAAATCGGAAAACTATGATGTTTACACTTTCATGTCCGATCAGTATTAATGTCAAGATCACTCAATTCACGTTCGATTTAGGAATTTAAGTTTAGAATTGACAATTATTTATATAGAAATTCTGAGTTTATGatacattaatattttcatgAAACATTTTAAGTATAGTAATACAAATTCTAATATACAATTGAAAGTTTTTAACATGTTTATTAaacattcattattcataaaacattttaattaagtttttgaAGTATAGGGATATGCAAatacaacattttattttatttgattatatttcaTAAAACTCAGTCACAAGTAATTAAGTATGAAGCTGCATAACCCAATTAAGAGTAAGttattattgggtttttaataCACACATAgaagtaaaaatatataattaatattaagaacTTATTTATTTGATGGGAgcttaaaagagagttaaaggAAAACAATATAATTAGTCCCAAAATTGAGCTTGAAGGTGCTTGACGATGTTTGCATCCAACTTGAAGGCTTTGCTAAGAACATCGACAGAAATGGGTGGTTGAGCTCCGAACACGGCATTAGCGATAGTAACAGTACCAGGATTTTGACTACTTAATCCAGCAAAAGCAACAGCGGGATATTTACCAATATTAATTTGGAAGTGAATTAATCCTTGTGGGAACACAAAAACATCTCCTTTGTTAAGCACCTTTGCGAAGAACTTGTTTCCTCCATTTGCAAGATTGGATGTTACAAAACCAACGTAAAGGGTTCCTTCTATGACTGTTAGAACTTCAGTTGCACGAGGGTGTGTATGGGGTGGATTTAAGCCACCATATGGCGCAAAGTCTATACGAGCAAGTGAAATCCCAAGGGTGTTGAGTCCTGCAAGTTGTACTGAACTCACTAGTGTTACATTTGCACCGGTTTTGCTCACTCCTGTGTCTCCGGGCTTTGCAAATGCCCCATCTTTAAAGAAATCTTCTGGAGTTGCATCCATTGGGTTCTTACAAAACAATCCATTTACGAACACTGTTCCAAACACAAAAGGAATTaaacattttaatttcttttacttgaattttaatttcacaaattaaataataagagtTCTATTAAACAATCAAATTTCATTGATTATCAAACTGTTCCCATcattaaattacaaaaataggGCACTTAAACAAATTCCACAAGGAATTTTTTATGGgaattaataaaattacaatctTTTAGATtaacatatattattttattgaataataaataggaTGGATCAAAAATAGgaatcataaacattaaaattgttaaaagaaaaattagtggaaaaaatatagatatcaagacttttaaaaaaatattttttataaaattagtaggAAACATGTGGGGACCATATATAAgcaatattaaaatgttaaaattaagtTAGTAAAAGATTTGTGacgaccataagcattattacaatattaaaatgagaatgaacAAAGTTAAGTtagtccaaaatttatgatattattaaaattaagttagtttaaaattctcatataagaacaactttaagaaatggagggagtaaATATTCATAgtgtttattttactttattcgaTTATAAGATGAGTTGGAGAAGAGAGAACTAAGTGAGAATTGAAACTAAGACTTTCTTTGAAGAATGTGGTACTTAGTCTAACTCAGACAAGATCTAATTCACGTTTATGcgctattatatatatacatatatatatatatatatatatatatatatatatatatatatgtatatatatatatatgtatgtatatgaacaacaaacaaaacTAGACGTTAAAATCATGATAAATGGGTGAAAGAAAAAGATAGAAGATTACATGCATTGTTAGGATCATTTGTCCCAACACAGAAATCTTGGAGCTGTGTAGGATCAGTAGCATGAGCAACGTAGAAAGCAAGGGCAAAAAGAGCAATGTAAGAGAGGATCTCACAATTACAATTAATTGACATCTTTTCAATTGTTTTGTtgagaaagaaagaaataattGTGTTTGTAAATTGCAATGATATGGTAAAAGGGATGAATCCATTTATAGAAGAACTAATCCACTTTCAAAACTTGTAATTGGTCATGGATTAACTAACTTCTATTTGTTTAAGCACAACTATCAACTATCAATTGCCAATTGCTATGTACGAGTTAATCTTATTTTTCTATAGGGGTAGTTGATTACTTTGTATTGTCaaccttttttcttttatccatTTCCTACGACCAATTCAACACTTATCAATACGGATAACATTCTTCTTTTTATTACCTTTTGTTGCATATTTTGGGTCTATACAATAAGAaagtatattaaattaaaataaacataaaaatatatgtttaaGGGACCTGTACAgttgaaaattttatatttcaggtatttttataattgtatatttgaggtatttatatatatatatatattctttaattatatatagagggagtatattcttttttatataaaaagttataataaaacttatataaacaatgaagttatttaattatattagggctttttttttttgcattttgttgcaatttttagTTCTAAACAATAAGAAAGTATAACTACAATTAACATAAACAAATAATTTCAGGCGTCCTACACAATTGAATATTTTATACATGCCCAAAATAAATGTTCCATGTGAATTGGTAATAAGTGTATATTTGTGGTATTTTTTTACGTTAAGTCTTGCAgtgagagaccatctcataAAGAGACCATTAATTATAATTGTAACCAAACTCATCCCACATTTAcgatttaaaaaagaaaaaagggaaaaaCTCTCATTTCAGGTCCGAGATATTCTTGCATAATCTTTGgtgaagaaataaaataaaatgtgcgCATTCAACTGACAAATATTCtctgaaattgtcaaaaaaaaaaagactattCAAGAACATCGCATTCTCTTAAATACTTCAAATTTATGCATAATCTTTGATATTtttctttcatcaaaataatcaaTATCTCTGAAATTCTCTATTTTGCGCATTCATATGGAGGACTTATTGAATGAATTTTACATGGAAATGTATAAACATCAACATTAAAGCGATGAAAACAAAAGCTAAGGTAGCTATTATGAAACAACCATTATGAATTTTGTAAGTTGTTAAATGTAATTGAGTATACAACGAGACGTTAACTTAGTTTACATTGAGTAACATTTAAGTTTTACTAGAGACCGATAAACATCATAGGACTGCTATTTGATAGTTGTACGAGCCTAATGTCACTAATGCTATTAGGCCACACTGTATCAATATGTAAGATAATTTTGTATGTTTGGACCTATATTAATCTAGGTTCATATGACTAATCTAGTTCACTAATATTAGTCATAATCATTTACTTGATATAATAGTTATATTAAGTGCTAATTAAAAATATAGCATAGGTTTAAATGGTTTGACCTTCTTTAATTGTATGAATTCATACAGACTAATTGATTTTAGTGTGTAACGTCTTTTTGGTAGATGATATAgtattgttgtttatttttatacaGTAGAAGATAGTATTTTTGCTGTGGGTTTTTGTGATGTAGCATAAGCTTCATACGTGATTATAATTTTCTAAGAAAAATAATAGTGAGGCTAAATACAAAagttgcatatatatatatatatatatataaatatatatatatatatatatatatatatatatatatatataaatatatatatatatatatatatatatatatatatatatatatatatatatatatatatatatatatatatataattagtttaagaATTATTGGTATTAGTATATGGGGTCTTACGAAACTTTCTTGTTGAACTTCACTGGAGGAACTTTATTTGCGGTTCTTATCACATGGTTATATTTGCTAGTGGATTCATACAACAAAAGTATAATTATTCATCCCGATATTTACGTGTTTCATTTTATGTCAGTAATCGAGTCTTGGGAAGGTTTTTGTTTTTCGCATGTTAATAGTTAACAGTACTAAAACCCTACAGTGATATCATTTTCTTGTTTTATTGATATATTTTGGACATATAAATATTgattatacataaataatatatataaattatttatttgcacgttataattttaatttgcatgATAAAGTTTGAAAACTTTAGCGAAGGGTTTATTAAACTTGATTTAATAGTAAAGTTTAGAATTTTATgtattaaattgattttatttcatCCTCCATTTGCcatatttttttggaattttattttaaaagctTATTTCAATCTAGTTAATTTTGCTGTCTAAATTAAATTCGTTAGTAGAAACTTTGGTTTGACAAAATTTAATCAGGAGCTCAAATTCAAGTCTAATGgtttttagtattttttgttGAAACTCTTTCGACCAATACTATTTTAAGAAATCATTAAATTAATGTTTAAGgaaataattttattactaaatgttaataataaactcACTCTATTTTAATGGAGATTATTTTAAATGGGAGGTTTATTTTGCTTAgagaagtaaaaataatttactcGATTGGTTATGAAACAATTAAAATTCAtggaaattaaaattgaataatgAGATTATTGATCATGTATATTTTACATAATacgattatatatatttatttatgtacttCATGcatatttctttaaatttgtttaaatattgttttgcaTGGACCGCTTACAAATAGTAAGTGGGTGAATGATAATTGTTATACAGGTTATGGTAACTAGTATGGCGCAATTAGGATAGAAAATTTGGTTTGCATGccgttattttttaatataat
The Amaranthus tricolor cultivar Red isolate AtriRed21 chromosome 11, ASM2621246v1, whole genome shotgun sequence DNA segment above includes these coding regions:
- the LOC130826937 gene encoding germin-like protein subfamily 1 member 17, coding for MSINCNCEILSYIALFALAFYVAHATDPTQLQDFCVGTNDPNNALFVNGLFCKNPMDATPEDFFKDGAFAKPGDTGVSKTGANVTLVSSVQLAGLNTLGISLARIDFAPYGGLNPPHTHPRATEVLTVIEGTLYVGFVTSNLANGGNKFFAKVLNKGDVFVFPQGLIHFQINIGKYPAVAFAGLSSQNPGTVTIANAVFGAQPPISVDVLSKAFKLDANIVKHLQAQFWD